The sequence GAGGTTATGCCGTCAAAAATATCTTCTGTGCCAGCTGATTTGAAAGTTTTGATCATGGAATGTCGTAACCGTTCGACAAATATTTTTTTCTTTTGAAGTGATTTAATACATTATTTCATGATGTTGATTAACTAACATAATTAAGATAATGGGAGGCATTATATCTGTCAAATATTTTATGGTCAAGAGCAGCATTACAGAGTGGTTTTTTGTGGCTGAGTGAAGATGTGAAAGGTAGCAAAAAGAATGATACCACCATCAGGCCGCATCAAAAAACACTTCAGAACCGGCACCACGCATACAACGCAGGCCTCTGAGTTTGCAGTGCATTCTTAAAACTTCCGGATCTCCAACGGCGGTGCCGAACTGCTCTAAAAGAGTATTCATGGAAGATACAAAAACGGCAGCATCCAGGCCTAAGCGTTTGAGAAGGGGAGGGACCTTCCGGCTAATACTTCCCCGCTTTTTGCGCTTAAGCTGTCTTCCTGTCCAGTCCACAAGCTCTGCATATTCATGGAAACCGAAGGGAATGGCAAAGGCCATATCCGTAAGATCATCAAAGGGGGCAAGGGAAGCTCTCGGTTTTTCCAGCTGAGTATCCGGGGATGCATCCGGTGGCGTGACGGAAGGCTGAGAAGAAAAGGTATCCGCATCCTTTGCCTTAAGGGCATCCAGCCTTTCTTTGATGGACGTAAAATCTGAGGTCTCAGGGGTTTCGGCCATACCCGCACGAACAGGGTTGAGATCCACATAGGCCATGGCTGCCAGAATGGCCTTTTCATCGAGAAGGGCCTGACTTTTGAAACGTCCCTCCCAGAATCTGCCGGAAATCCCTTCTTCCTGATTGGCTTTTCTTGCAATGGATTCATTGAGCATCCGCATGAACCATGAAATATCATAAAGGCGGTTTCGGTAGAGGCCTGCCAGCTCATTGAGCCTGAGCTGATCCGATGCGCTCAGGTCTTCGGTTTCTGAGAGGTAACGTCTCACCACATCCGGCCCCTTGAAAAGCTGTGTCCAGCGGGTGAAAACTTCACGATCCGACCAGGCAAGGGCACGATCCTCATCCACACGCAGCACGATGTGGTAGTGGTTGCTCATGACCGCATAGGCCGCCACATCAATGGAAAAGATGGCGGAAAGCTCCATGATGCGCTCTGCAATCCAGCCCCGGCGGTGGTCAAAGTCCATGCTGGACTGTTTGTCCTTGCCACAGAGAAAAGCCCTGCGGACACAGCGGCAGACGCAATGATACCAAGGGGTGCTTTCAAGGCTGATGAGGGTGGATCGGGGGTAGGTCATGGTGGCCCTCCTGTGGGAATAGGAACTTGTTTTTAAAGGTAAAGATAGAGGGTTTTGGAATGTGGGTCAAGGACGAAGTGGGTGTCCTGTGGTTGTGAGAACGAAGTGGGTGTCCTGTGGTTGCTTCCTGTGGTTGCTGTGGTTGCTTCCTGTGGTTGCTGTGGTTGCTTCCTGTGGTTGCTTGGGTGTCCTGTGGTTCATCAATAGTAACAGTCTCTTATTTGGTAATAAGAGTATTCCTTTTCTATATAAGGATAGTTAGGCATAAATAATGCAATACAATCACAACACACAAGCATTGTGTCTATTTTACCATTGGCTCCTTGGCTAAAGACAAAGAATGCAGGATGCGACCGATAAGGCCCGCAATGATCGCAGTAATCTTCACCAGGTCTAAAAAGAGTATTAAAAAAAGGCATTGAAGAAACAGGAAAAAATTGATGGAGCAATGGATAACATTTCACATTAGTGAGAAGCAAATTAGATATCTGAAAACCATTATATATTTCTAAGCCTGCACCACTATTTTTTGCAACTTCAGAAAGGGATTGTTGCAAGGATTCTGTGATCGATGATGAATAGAAAAACATAAAACCATGGCACCTAAACTCAGTTAGTTTTCTCGCATCGGCCCCATCTTTTCCTTGGCCAACAGATCCAGTGTAATGTTTACAGCTGACCAGCCATCTATAACCGTTATCGAAATTGCCTACAGACTCTTCTACTATGATATCAGCACCTCTATCTTGACCAATACCTGGCCCCTTTAAAATTTTATAACCTAACAGGGACAATAGAGAGCAAATCAAATTCTCGAACGATTGACCATCTTTATCTTTGATTTCACTAAAGTCTAACATCGGACCTCAAATGTAAAGAAAGCGGGTATAGTGATTAAGTTCTAACCGTCCAATACCGTAAAATTTTCCACTTATTCTGATATTAAAGGCCAAAATACCGTCCCTATCATTTTCAAGCTGCAAGTTTCCATGGTCAGACTTTCTCTTCCCATCCCCACAGCCAAAACGATCTTTCCCCTTTATCCTACCCCTCCACCCATGACAAGCTTTTATTTCTTATCCCCTCATCTTCTCCCATCAAAGACGCTCTCCCCCCATGCTTCCCCGTCATAAACCGCACAGGGGCCAGCCCGTGAATCTCCGGTTCCATGGGTTGAAAGCTTAAGGGATCACGGAGCTGGCCGTGGCAGTGGATGCCGGATTCGTGGGTAAAGACCCGGTTACCCGTCACGGGCTTGTCCGGCGGAAGCGGGCAGCCCGTAAGCCCTGCCACATGACGGGAGAGGGGCCGCAGGGCTTTCGTGTTCACGCCATGGGGGATTTTTTTGAGGGTCAGGGCCATGACCAGCTCCTCAAG is a genomic window of Desulfobotulus mexicanus containing:
- a CDS encoding transposase is translated as MTYPRSTLISLESTPWYHCVCRCVRRAFLCGKDKQSSMDFDHRRGWIAERIMELSAIFSIDVAAYAVMSNHYHIVLRVDEDRALAWSDREVFTRWTQLFKGPDVVRRYLSETEDLSASDQLRLNELAGLYRNRLYDISWFMRMLNESIARKANQEEGISGRFWEGRFKSQALLDEKAILAAMAYVDLNPVRAGMAETPETSDFTSIKERLDALKAKDADTFSSQPSVTPPDASPDTQLEKPRASLAPFDDLTDMAFAIPFGFHEYAELVDWTGRQLKRKKRGSISRKVPPLLKRLGLDAAVFVSSMNTLLEQFGTAVGDPEVLRMHCKLRGLRCMRGAGSEVFFDAA
- a CDS encoding restriction endonuclease, which codes for MLDFSEIKDKDGQSFENLICSLLSLLGYKILKGPGIGQDRGADIIVEESVGNFDNGYRWLVSCKHYTGSVGQGKDGADARKLTEFRCHGFMFFYSSSITESLQQSLSEVAKNSGAGLEIYNGFQISNLLLTNVKCYPLLHQFFPVSSMPFFNTLFRPGEDYCDHCGPYRSHPAFFVFSQGANGKIDTMLVCCDCIALFMPNYPYIEKEYSYYQIRDCYY